From a single Anaerolineaceae bacterium oral taxon 439 genomic region:
- a CDS encoding sugar ABC transporter permease — protein MFFMRKRSEMKRKEILTGYLMISPLLIGLGVFFVYSFFVNIYYSMTNKKTFGAIRFTGFRNFEKLFGSEKFWSALSNTFKYVLICVPLVIIISLILAVLLNRNVRGTGVYRTLIFLPAVTMPAAIGLIWKWIFNYEFGILNAGIGAFGGERIAWLSDKNFVLCAISAVLIWADVSLRMIVFLAGLQAIPKSLYEAAEIDGADETTRFFRITIPLLSPTIFFAALMEMIGVFQIFDFIYLMISPNSAGLSAARSLVSYFYDEAFIRGNHGYGSAITVVLFLIILIVTGLQLALQKKWVYQEV, from the coding sequence ATGTTTTTTATGCGGAAGCGATCCGAGATGAAGCGGAAGGAAATCCTGACGGGGTACCTGATGATCAGTCCGCTCCTGATCGGGCTGGGCGTATTTTTCGTGTATTCTTTTTTCGTTAATATCTATTATTCGATGACGAATAAGAAAACGTTCGGGGCGATTCGCTTTACCGGATTCCGGAATTTCGAAAAGCTATTCGGTTCGGAAAAATTCTGGAGCGCGCTTTCGAATACCTTTAAGTACGTCCTGATCTGCGTTCCGCTCGTGATTATTATTTCGCTGATTTTAGCGGTGCTGCTGAATCGGAACGTTCGCGGGACGGGCGTTTACCGGACTCTGATTTTTCTTCCCGCGGTGACGATGCCCGCCGCGATCGGGCTGATCTGGAAATGGATTTTCAATTATGAATTCGGGATCCTGAACGCCGGGATCGGGGCGTTCGGCGGCGAGCGGATCGCCTGGCTGTCGGATAAGAATTTCGTTCTTTGCGCGATTTCGGCGGTCCTGATCTGGGCGGACGTCAGTTTGCGCATGATCGTTTTCTTAGCAGGGCTTCAGGCGATTCCGAAATCGCTTTACGAGGCGGCGGAGATCGACGGCGCGGACGAAACGACGCGCTTTTTCCGGATCACGATTCCGCTTTTATCGCCGACGATTTTCTTTGCGGCTTTGATGGAGATGATCGGCGTGTTCCAGATTTTCGATTTTATCTATTTGATGATCTCTCCGAACAGTGCCGGTCTTTCGGCAGCGCGCTCGCTCGTATCATATTTTTACGACGAGGCGTTTATCCGTGGGAATCACGGCTACGGTTCGGCGATTACAGTCGTTCTTTTCCTGATTATCCTGATCGTTACCGGGCTGCAGCTGGCCTTGCAGAAAAAATGGGTTTATCAGGAAGTGTAG
- a CDS encoding sugar ABC transporter permease: protein MKTTTNPAVDQPAGTAGRRRSDIAVHAVLSFAVLISVTPFIWMILTAFKNYEESIRIPISFLPARWDFANFQVILSKFPFGRFYLNTFTVMIFVILGELAISSMAAYAFARLDFPFKNGIFVFCLSLMMVPGQIFIIPQYDLMVKAGLTNTIAALILPRIFSVFSTFLLRQFFLGLPRDLDDAAKIDGCSFFGIYFRILLPLIRPALVSVAILSGLTVWKDLLWPLIVNSSMEKYTLSAGLALLIGEHTTHFPQVMAGSLMAVTPMIVAFFILQRQFVEGIANSGIKG, encoded by the coding sequence ATGAAAACGACGACGAATCCGGCTGTGGACCAGCCGGCGGGAACGGCAGGGAGGCGAAGGTCCGATATCGCGGTTCATGCGGTCTTATCGTTCGCCGTCCTGATTTCGGTTACGCCGTTTATCTGGATGATCCTGACGGCGTTTAAAAATTATGAGGAAAGTATTCGGATCCCGATTTCGTTCCTGCCGGCGCGATGGGATTTCGCTAATTTTCAGGTAATCCTGTCGAAGTTCCCGTTCGGCCGCTTTTACCTGAATACCTTTACAGTCATGATTTTTGTTATTCTTGGCGAGCTGGCGATTTCGTCGATGGCGGCGTACGCGTTCGCGCGCCTCGATTTTCCGTTCAAGAACGGGATTTTCGTGTTCTGTCTGAGCTTGATGATGGTCCCCGGGCAGATTTTTATCATTCCCCAGTATGACCTGATGGTTAAAGCGGGGCTGACGAACACGATCGCAGCGTTGATCCTTCCGCGAATCTTCAGCGTTTTTTCGACGTTCCTCCTGCGGCAGTTTTTCCTCGGACTTCCGCGCGATCTGGATGACGCGGCGAAAATCGACGGATGCAGCTTCTTCGGGATTTATTTCCGGATTCTATTGCCGCTGATCCGTCCGGCGCTGGTTTCGGTCGCGATCCTGTCGGGCCTGACCGTTTGGAAGGACTTGCTCTGGCCGCTGATCGTGAACAGCTCAATGGAAAAGTATACGCTGTCGGCGGGATTGGCGCTGCTCATCGGGGAGCATACGACCCACTTTCCGCAGGTCATGGCGGGAAGCCTGATGGCGGTGACGCCGATGATTGTCGCGTTCTTTATCCTTCAGCGACAGTTCGTCGAGGGGATCGCGAACTCAGGAATTAAGGGATAA